One stretch of Streptomyces sp. 135 DNA includes these proteins:
- a CDS encoding xanthine dehydrogenase family protein subunit M codes for MRDFAYQRAHDVSGAVALLGADPEARYLGGGTNLVDLMKTGVERPARLVDVRELPLDGIESTAQGGLRIGATVTNSDLAAHPEVRRRYPALAQAVLAGASGQLRNMATVGGNLLQRTRCGYFTDLSKPCNKRAPGTGCSAIEGEHHNHAVLGATEHCVATNPSDMAVALAAFDAVVTYESADGTGELPLAEFYLPVGDTPHLETALPAGALITGVILPPVPVAAHSRYRKVRERASYAFAIGSIAGALDVHDGVVREVRLAFGAVASRPWRAREAERVLTGGPADAEAFAAAADAELAAARTLPHNAYKVTLLRNLVVALLTELTEEAAR; via the coding sequence ATGAGGGACTTCGCGTACCAGCGCGCCCACGACGTGAGCGGCGCGGTCGCCCTGCTCGGCGCCGACCCCGAGGCCCGCTATCTCGGCGGCGGCACCAACCTCGTCGACCTGATGAAGACCGGCGTCGAGCGACCCGCGCGCCTGGTCGACGTACGCGAACTGCCCCTGGACGGCATCGAGTCCACCGCCCAAGGCGGCCTGCGCATCGGCGCGACCGTCACCAACAGCGACCTCGCCGCCCACCCCGAGGTCCGCCGCCGCTACCCCGCGCTGGCGCAGGCCGTCCTCGCGGGCGCCTCCGGTCAGCTGCGCAACATGGCGACCGTCGGCGGCAATCTCCTCCAGCGCACCCGCTGCGGCTACTTCACCGACCTGAGCAAGCCGTGCAACAAGCGCGCCCCCGGCACCGGCTGCTCGGCCATCGAGGGCGAGCACCACAACCACGCCGTCCTCGGCGCCACCGAGCACTGCGTGGCCACCAACCCCTCCGACATGGCGGTGGCGCTCGCCGCCTTCGACGCCGTCGTCACGTACGAATCGGCCGACGGCACCGGTGAGTTGCCGCTCGCGGAGTTCTACCTCCCGGTGGGCGACACCCCGCACCTGGAGACCGCGCTGCCGGCCGGCGCGCTGATCACCGGTGTCATCCTGCCGCCCGTCCCGGTCGCCGCCCACTCCCGCTACCGCAAGGTGCGCGAGCGTGCCTCCTACGCCTTCGCCATCGGCTCCATCGCCGGCGCGCTCGACGTCCATGACGGTGTCGTACGTGAGGTGCGACTCGCCTTCGGGGCGGTCGCGTCCCGGCCGTGGCGGGCGCGGGAGGCCGAGCGGGTCCTGACCGGGGGCCCGGCGGACGCCGAGGCGTTCGCCGCCGCCGCGGACGCCGAACTGGCCGCCGCGCGGACGCTCCCCCACAACGCGTACAAGGTGACGCTGCTGCGCAACCTCGTCGTGGCCCTGCTGACCGAACTCACCGAGGAGGCCGCCCGATGA
- a CDS encoding 2Fe-2S iron-sulfur cluster-binding protein — translation MAPSTTSALTLNINGEKHTLSVDHRTTLLDALRERLDLTGTKKGCDQGQCGACTVLIDGRRAVSCLQLAVAAEGREITTIEGVADGDRLHPVQQAFLDLDGFQCGYCTPGQICSALGVIEEHAAGWPSAATEDVRPEAGVPELTAEEIRERMSGNLCRCGAYVSIVQAVAKAARAEEEAI, via the coding sequence ATGGCTCCATCGACGACCAGTGCCCTCACCCTCAACATCAACGGTGAGAAGCACACACTGTCCGTCGACCACCGCACCACCCTGCTCGACGCGCTGCGCGAGCGGCTCGATCTCACCGGCACCAAAAAGGGCTGCGACCAGGGTCAGTGCGGCGCCTGCACGGTGCTGATCGACGGCCGCCGCGCCGTCTCCTGCCTCCAGCTCGCGGTCGCCGCCGAGGGGCGTGAGATCACCACCATCGAGGGCGTCGCCGACGGCGACCGGCTCCACCCCGTGCAGCAGGCCTTCCTCGACCTCGACGGCTTCCAGTGCGGGTACTGCACCCCCGGACAGATCTGTTCGGCCCTCGGCGTGATCGAGGAGCACGCGGCGGGCTGGCCGAGCGCCGCCACCGAGGACGTGCGGCCCGAAGCGGGCGTGCCCGAGCTCACCGCGGAGGAGATCCGCGAGCGGATGAGCGGCAACCTCTGCCGCTGCGGTGCCTACGTGTCGATCGTGCAGGCCGTCGCGAAGGCCGCCCGCGCAGAAGAGGAAGCGATATGA
- a CDS encoding sialidase family protein → MRRRLLHLVLAPLAGVVLLATPPAGAAPPGPGDVYRPVRGPAAPAEYRYLQKTVPGEPIPRHAHENAAAQARELPTTGSRWKALGPTNIGGRIVSLALDPKRADTLYAAAASGGVWRSTDAGRTFKSAWPDSWTQAMGAVATGPDGALYAGTGEPNPGGGSITYEGTGLYRSADGGRNWRRIGLRDSGAISAITVDPRNPRRIYVAAAGSLYNGGGDRGVYRSENGGKTWRRILSGANDFTGATEIVVRGKRLYAVLWDHRRTPELRTYGGVGSGIFRSDDDGKSWRRLGGGLPAQGPDVGRIGLAVAGEKAYAIVNKTSGSFEGFYASTDGGDHWRRTPADQKLTDSQSSFGWWFGKVWTDPKDADHVHVAGVPLMTTKDGGATWSADDTSIHVDQHAMVWDPRRPGRVYLGNDGGVYRSDANGDGGWTKARHEPYTQLYSAALTPQDTGRISGGSQDNGSLRSWGGPRFNEYLGGDGEENLIDPTDVNKVFACYQYGNCFRSTDGGDTLTYFADKTTFKRRNWFTPVVLDPKDPSVLYYGSEVVNRSTDGGVTWQPVSPDLSGGPGPDPLYANYGTITSIAPAGDGRTLYAGTDDGRVWVTKDLGAHWTKLAEGRSWVTRVVVDPHDPDRVYTTHSAYRSGSNKAHVYGSSDGGRSWRNLSGNLPDAPVNDLVLGHGGRLHIGTDQGVFTSRSGKPVWSRLGRGMPAVPVDDIEYDAGHHRLLAATFGRGFYELSTN, encoded by the coding sequence ATGCGCAGACGCCTGCTTCATCTGGTCCTCGCCCCGCTCGCGGGCGTCGTCCTCCTGGCAACTCCACCGGCGGGCGCGGCGCCGCCGGGACCGGGCGATGTCTACCGCCCGGTCCGCGGCCCCGCCGCACCGGCCGAGTACCGCTACCTGCAGAAGACCGTGCCGGGCGAGCCGATCCCCCGGCACGCCCACGAGAACGCCGCCGCGCAGGCACGCGAGCTGCCCACCACGGGCAGCCGTTGGAAGGCGCTCGGCCCCACCAACATCGGCGGCCGGATCGTGTCGCTCGCCCTGGACCCGAAGCGGGCCGACACCCTGTACGCCGCCGCGGCCAGCGGCGGTGTCTGGCGCAGCACGGACGCGGGCCGCACCTTCAAGTCCGCCTGGCCCGACAGCTGGACCCAGGCCATGGGCGCGGTCGCCACCGGGCCGGACGGCGCCCTGTACGCGGGCACCGGCGAGCCCAATCCCGGCGGCGGCAGCATCACGTACGAGGGCACCGGTCTCTATCGCAGCGCCGACGGGGGCAGGAACTGGCGGCGGATCGGGCTGCGGGACTCCGGTGCCATCAGCGCGATCACAGTGGATCCCCGCAACCCGCGCCGCATCTACGTGGCCGCGGCGGGTTCCCTCTACAACGGCGGTGGTGACCGCGGCGTCTACCGCTCGGAGAACGGCGGCAAGACCTGGCGGCGGATCCTGTCCGGCGCCAACGACTTCACCGGGGCCACCGAGATCGTCGTCCGGGGCAAGCGGCTGTACGCCGTGCTGTGGGACCACCGCCGTACGCCGGAGCTGCGCACCTACGGCGGCGTGGGCTCCGGGATCTTCCGCAGCGACGACGACGGCAAGAGCTGGCGGCGGCTCGGCGGCGGACTGCCCGCACAGGGGCCGGACGTGGGCCGGATAGGCCTCGCGGTCGCGGGCGAGAAGGCGTACGCGATCGTCAACAAGACCAGCGGCTCCTTCGAGGGCTTCTACGCGTCCACCGACGGCGGCGACCACTGGCGGCGCACCCCGGCCGACCAGAAGCTGACCGACTCGCAGTCGTCGTTCGGCTGGTGGTTCGGCAAGGTGTGGACCGACCCTAAGGACGCGGACCACGTGCACGTGGCGGGCGTTCCTCTGATGACCACGAAGGACGGCGGCGCCACCTGGAGCGCCGACGACACGAGCATCCACGTCGACCAGCACGCGATGGTGTGGGACCCGCGCAGGCCGGGCCGCGTCTACCTCGGCAACGACGGCGGCGTCTACCGCTCCGACGCGAACGGCGACGGCGGCTGGACCAAGGCACGGCACGAGCCGTACACCCAGCTGTACAGCGCGGCCCTCACCCCGCAGGACACCGGCCGGATCTCGGGCGGCTCCCAGGACAACGGCTCGCTGCGCTCCTGGGGCGGGCCCCGCTTCAACGAATACCTCGGCGGCGACGGCGAGGAGAACCTGATCGACCCGACGGACGTGAACAAGGTCTTCGCCTGCTACCAGTACGGCAACTGCTTCCGCTCCACGGACGGCGGTGACACCCTCACCTACTTCGCCGACAAGACGACGTTCAAGCGCCGCAACTGGTTCACGCCCGTCGTCCTCGACCCGAAGGACCCGAGCGTCCTCTACTACGGCTCCGAGGTGGTCAACCGCTCCACGGACGGCGGTGTGACCTGGCAGCCCGTCAGCCCCGACCTGTCCGGGGGCCCGGGCCCCGACCCGCTCTACGCCAACTACGGCACGATCACCTCGATCGCGCCCGCCGGTGACGGCCGCACGCTCTACGCGGGCACCGACGACGGCCGGGTCTGGGTCACGAAGGACCTCGGCGCGCACTGGACGAAACTGGCCGAGGGCCGCTCCTGGGTGACCCGCGTCGTGGTCGACCCGCATGACCCCGACCGCGTGTACACCACCCACTCCGCCTACCGCTCAGGGTCCAACAAAGCGCATGTGTACGGCAGTTCGGACGGCGGCAGGAGCTGGCGGAACCTGTCGGGCAACCTCCCGGACGCGCCCGTCAACGACCTCGTCCTCGGGCACGGCGGGCGGCTGCACATCGGCACCGACCAGGGCGTGTTCACCTCCCGTTCCGGCAAGCCGGTGTGGTCGCGCCTCGGCCGGGGCATGCCCGCGGTCCCCGTGGACGACATCGAGTACGACGCCGGGCACCACCGCCTGCTGGCGGCCACGTTCGGCAGGGGGTTCTACGAACTGTCTACGAACTGA
- a CDS encoding TetR/AcrR family transcriptional regulator: MRSDAQRNRERILEVALMELTRSSDAPLSAIAKKAGVGQGTFYRNFPNREALVLEVYRYEVQQVCDAACQLLHCRTPDQALREWMDRLAQYAMAKAGLADAIRRATSALGSLSGVGHGPLTQAVAHLLKANEEAGTIRPGVTPDDFLLAIAGLWQIDPQSDWQARAGRLMDLVMDGLRAGAPGR, from the coding sequence ATGCGCTCGGACGCGCAGCGCAACCGCGAACGCATCCTGGAAGTCGCCCTGATGGAGCTGACGCGGTCGAGCGACGCGCCGTTGAGCGCGATCGCGAAGAAGGCGGGTGTGGGCCAGGGGACGTTCTACCGCAACTTCCCCAACCGCGAGGCACTCGTCCTGGAGGTCTACCGCTACGAAGTGCAGCAAGTGTGCGACGCGGCCTGCCAGTTGCTCCACTGCCGCACCCCCGACCAGGCCCTGCGGGAGTGGATGGACCGCCTCGCCCAGTACGCCATGGCCAAGGCGGGCCTGGCCGACGCCATACGCCGGGCGACCAGCGCGCTCGGCAGCCTGTCCGGGGTGGGCCACGGCCCGCTGACCCAGGCCGTCGCGCACCTCCTGAAGGCGAACGAGGAAGCGGGCACCATCCGCCCGGGCGTGACCCCCGACGACTTCCTGCTCGCCATCGCCGGGCTCTGGCAGATCGACCCGCAGAGCGACTGGCAGGCGCGCGCGGGGCGCCTCATGGATCTCGTCATGGACGGACTGCGGGCCGGCGCTCCCGGGCGCTGA
- a CDS encoding aldehyde dehydrogenase family protein, with protein MTTAVTPTEDTAALVARLRATFATGRTRPLAWRMEQLTRLRALFTENREAIADALHSDLRKPRPEAYAAEVDFPVREVDHTLAHLERWLTPTPLDREALAGLPEGSTAGTQYEPLGTVLVIAPWNYPVQLSMVPVAGALAAGNAVVLKPSELAPATSALMARLVPRYLDPEAVAVVEGAVPETTELLAQRFDHIFYTGNGTVGRIVMRAAAEHLTPVTLELGGKSPVFVDRDADVATVAKRLADAKFRNAGQTCVAPDYVLTDPATARALAAALAEAVEGMFGADPQRGEGYGRMVNQRHFDRVAALLDSGTVAFGGRTDRDDVYIAPTVLTGVTGDDPVMREEIFGPVLPIVEVADLDEAIAFINDRDKPLALYGFTENETTRRRLAAETSSGGLGFGLPMAHLRVPDLPFGGVGESGMGSYHGPHSIATFSHRRARLDVPLA; from the coding sequence ATGACCACCGCCGTCACCCCCACCGAAGACACCGCGGCCCTCGTGGCCCGGCTGCGCGCCACCTTCGCCACCGGCCGCACCCGGCCGCTCGCCTGGCGCATGGAGCAGCTGACCCGGCTGCGGGCGCTGTTCACGGAGAACCGCGAGGCCATCGCCGACGCGCTCCACAGCGACCTGCGCAAGCCGCGCCCCGAGGCGTACGCCGCCGAGGTCGACTTCCCCGTGCGCGAGGTCGACCACACGCTGGCCCATCTGGAGCGGTGGCTCACCCCGACGCCGCTCGACCGGGAAGCCCTCGCCGGCCTTCCGGAAGGATCCACGGCCGGTACGCAGTACGAGCCGCTGGGCACCGTCCTGGTCATCGCGCCCTGGAACTACCCGGTGCAGCTCTCCATGGTCCCCGTGGCGGGCGCGCTCGCCGCGGGCAACGCCGTCGTCCTCAAGCCGAGCGAGCTGGCCCCCGCCACCTCCGCGCTGATGGCCCGCCTCGTGCCGCGCTACCTGGACCCCGAGGCGGTCGCCGTCGTCGAGGGCGCCGTGCCGGAGACCACGGAGCTGCTCGCCCAGCGCTTCGACCACATCTTCTACACCGGCAACGGCACGGTCGGCCGCATCGTGATGCGGGCCGCCGCCGAGCACCTGACTCCCGTCACGCTCGAACTGGGCGGCAAGTCGCCGGTGTTCGTGGACCGGGACGCCGATGTCGCCACGGTCGCCAAGCGCCTGGCCGACGCCAAGTTCCGCAACGCCGGACAGACCTGTGTCGCGCCGGACTACGTCCTGACCGACCCGGCCACCGCCCGCGCCCTCGCGGCCGCCCTCGCCGAAGCCGTGGAGGGCATGTTCGGCGCGGACCCCCAGCGCGGCGAGGGTTACGGCCGCATGGTGAACCAGCGGCACTTCGACCGCGTCGCGGCGCTGCTCGACTCCGGGACGGTGGCGTTCGGCGGACGGACGGACCGCGACGACGTGTACATCGCGCCGACCGTCCTGACCGGTGTGACGGGGGACGACCCGGTCATGCGGGAGGAGATCTTCGGCCCCGTCCTGCCCATCGTGGAGGTGGCGGACCTGGACGAGGCCATCGCCTTCATCAACGACCGCGACAAGCCGCTGGCCCTCTACGGCTTCACGGAGAACGAGACCACCCGGCGGCGCCTCGCCGCCGAGACCTCGTCCGGCGGGCTCGGCTTCGGGCTGCCGATGGCCCACCTGCGCGTGCCCGACCTGCCCTTCGGCGGCGTCGGCGAGAGCGGCATGGGCAGCTACCACGGCCCGCACTCCATCGCCACGTTCAGCCACCGCCGCGCCCGTCTCGACGTCCCCCTGGCCTAG
- a CDS encoding xanthine dehydrogenase family protein molybdopterin-binding subunit — translation MTTTTGPTAVTGSVGTAHTRIEGLDKVTGAARYAGEIPFTDLAHGWLVLSTIARGRIRSVETEPVLAMPGVLSVLHHGNAPRVDADYQGMLGRPDPIVGVFQHDRVPFVGWPVALVVAETSEQAREAAEALVVHYDQEPHDIEFSAGRPGTYTPDTDGMLVEKGDLEAELAASTHVVDAEYTTPEEHHSPMEPHAATARWDSGRLDVVDSNQGSTWIADELAKLFSLDPSSVRVRSEHVGGAFGSKGLRVHQVCAVMAATVLDRPVRVVLTRRQMFSLVGYRSPTAQRVRLGAEPDGRLRAFDHQGLSLSSTVHEFVEASAGFGRPMYAADAHHSVNRVVRLDVPTPTWMRAPGEAPGSFALESALDELAEKCGMDPIALRARNEPAVGPVSGLPFSSRNLTACFDEGARRFGWAGRDPRPRTRREGRWLIGTGTAAATFPVLVGPATAAVTAQADGTFTVRITAADVGTGARTALTLIAADALEVAPDRVKVHIADSDFGPAMIAGGSMGTRSWGWAVTAAARELREKLVPGGDIPAEGITARSDTSALLGTLSQKERHSYGAQFAEVAVDVTTGEVRVRRMLGIFAAGRIINPLTARSQLVGGMTWGLSMALHEEAVRDRASGAPVGPDLAGYHVAAHADVPHIEADWVDDPDPEDPVGIKGIGEIGIVGAAAAIANAVWHATGVRHRNLPIRPDRVVEDGRPEGAVTEAGGSGA, via the coding sequence ATGACCACGACGACCGGACCCACCGCGGTGACGGGCTCCGTCGGTACCGCGCACACCCGCATCGAGGGCCTCGACAAGGTCACCGGCGCCGCGCGCTACGCCGGCGAGATCCCCTTCACCGACCTCGCCCACGGCTGGCTCGTGCTGTCCACCATCGCCCGCGGCCGTATCCGCTCCGTCGAGACCGAGCCCGTCCTCGCGATGCCCGGTGTCCTGAGTGTCCTGCACCACGGCAACGCGCCGCGCGTCGACGCGGACTACCAGGGCATGCTGGGGCGCCCCGACCCGATCGTCGGGGTCTTCCAGCACGACCGGGTGCCCTTCGTGGGCTGGCCGGTGGCGCTCGTCGTCGCCGAGACGTCCGAGCAGGCGCGGGAGGCCGCCGAGGCCCTGGTCGTCCACTACGACCAGGAACCGCACGACATCGAGTTCTCCGCCGGGCGCCCCGGCACGTACACGCCGGACACCGACGGCATGCTGGTGGAGAAGGGCGACCTGGAGGCCGAACTGGCCGCTTCCACGCACGTCGTGGACGCCGAGTACACCACGCCGGAGGAGCACCACAGCCCGATGGAGCCGCACGCGGCGACCGCGCGGTGGGACAGCGGCCGTCTCGACGTGGTCGACTCCAACCAGGGCAGCACCTGGATCGCGGACGAGCTGGCGAAGCTGTTCTCCCTCGACCCGTCCTCGGTGCGCGTGCGCTCCGAGCACGTCGGCGGCGCCTTCGGCTCCAAGGGCCTGCGGGTCCACCAGGTCTGCGCCGTGATGGCGGCGACCGTCCTGGACCGCCCCGTCCGCGTCGTGCTGACCCGACGCCAGATGTTCTCCCTCGTCGGCTACCGCAGCCCCACCGCGCAGCGCGTGCGGCTCGGCGCGGAGCCCGACGGGCGGCTGCGCGCCTTCGACCACCAGGGCCTGAGCCTGAGCTCGACCGTCCATGAGTTCGTCGAGGCAAGCGCCGGGTTCGGGCGTCCGATGTACGCCGCCGACGCGCACCACAGCGTCAACCGCGTCGTACGCCTCGACGTGCCGACGCCGACCTGGATGCGGGCGCCCGGCGAGGCCCCCGGGTCGTTCGCGCTGGAGTCCGCGCTCGACGAACTCGCCGAGAAGTGCGGCATGGACCCCATCGCGCTGCGGGCCCGCAACGAACCGGCGGTGGGGCCCGTCTCCGGGCTGCCGTTCAGCAGCCGCAACCTCACCGCCTGCTTCGACGAGGGCGCCCGCAGATTCGGCTGGGCCGGCCGCGACCCGCGCCCCCGCACGCGCCGCGAGGGCCGCTGGCTGATCGGCACCGGCACGGCCGCCGCCACCTTCCCGGTGCTCGTCGGCCCGGCCACGGCGGCCGTGACGGCGCAGGCCGACGGGACGTTCACGGTGCGCATCACCGCGGCGGACGTCGGCACCGGCGCGCGGACCGCGCTCACGCTGATCGCCGCCGACGCCCTGGAGGTGGCGCCGGACCGCGTCAAGGTCCACATCGCCGACAGCGACTTCGGCCCCGCCATGATCGCGGGCGGTTCCATGGGCACCCGGTCCTGGGGCTGGGCGGTCACGGCAGCGGCGCGCGAGCTGCGCGAGAAGCTGGTACCCGGCGGCGACATCCCGGCGGAGGGCATCACCGCGCGCTCCGACACCAGCGCCCTCCTCGGCACCCTCTCGCAGAAGGAACGCCACTCCTACGGTGCGCAGTTCGCCGAGGTCGCCGTGGACGTCACCACCGGCGAGGTCCGCGTACGGCGCATGCTCGGCATCTTCGCCGCCGGCCGGATCATCAACCCGCTGACCGCGCGCAGCCAGCTGGTCGGCGGCATGACCTGGGGCCTGTCCATGGCGCTGCACGAGGAGGCGGTCAGGGACCGGGCATCGGGCGCTCCCGTCGGCCCCGACCTCGCGGGCTACCACGTCGCCGCGCACGCCGATGTGCCGCACATCGAGGCGGACTGGGTGGATGACCCCGACCCCGAGGACCCCGTGGGGATCAAGGGCATCGGCGAGATCGGCATCGTCGGCGCGGCCGCGGCGATCGCCAACGCGGTCTGGCACGCGACCGGCGTCCGCCACCGGAACCTGCCGATCCGCCCCGACCGTGTGGTCGAGGACGGCCGGCCCGAGGGAGCTGTGACCGAGGCGGGCGGCAGCGGTGCTTGA
- a CDS encoding type 1 glutamine amidotransferase domain-containing protein: MSKILFVVTGADHWTLADGSRHPTGFWAEEAVAPYEAFKAAGHEVVVATPGGVVPTVDRGSLAPEANGGQEGADKVAASLAAFTELQGPTELAEVDLADYAAVFYPGGHGPMEDLAVNADSGRLLALALEIGMPLGVVCHAPAALLAATKDDGSNAFAGYRLTGFTNAEETQAGFAERAKWLLQDRLVEVGADFQEGEPWAPKVVVDRNLVTGQNPASSAPLAAELLKKLA, encoded by the coding sequence ATGTCGAAGATCCTTTTCGTTGTCACCGGCGCCGACCACTGGACACTGGCCGACGGCAGCCGCCACCCGACCGGCTTCTGGGCCGAGGAGGCCGTGGCCCCCTACGAGGCCTTCAAGGCCGCCGGGCACGAGGTAGTCGTCGCCACCCCGGGCGGCGTGGTTCCCACCGTCGACCGCGGCTCCCTCGCCCCCGAGGCCAACGGCGGCCAGGAGGGTGCCGACAAGGTCGCCGCCTCGCTCGCCGCCTTCACCGAGCTCCAGGGCCCGACCGAGCTGGCGGAGGTGGACCTCGCCGACTACGCCGCCGTCTTCTACCCCGGCGGCCACGGCCCCATGGAAGACCTCGCCGTCAACGCCGACTCCGGCAGGCTCCTCGCCCTCGCCCTGGAGATCGGCATGCCGCTCGGCGTGGTCTGCCACGCCCCGGCCGCCCTGCTCGCCGCCACGAAGGACGACGGCTCGAACGCCTTCGCCGGGTACCGCCTGACCGGCTTCACCAACGCCGAGGAGACCCAGGCGGGCTTCGCCGAGCGGGCCAAGTGGCTGCTCCAGGACCGTCTCGTCGAGGTCGGCGCCGACTTCCAGGAGGGCGAGCCCTGGGCCCCGAAGGTGGTCGTCGACCGCAACCTCGTCACGGGCCAGAACCCCGCCTCCTCCGCGCCGCTCGCCGCCGAGCTGCTGAAGAAGCTGGCCTGA
- a CDS encoding XdhC/CoxI family protein produces MLDIAAELHQWVQEGRDFAVATVVDVGGSAPRGPGAALAVDSEGTAIGSVSGGCVEGAVYDLCVNALQDGTATVERFGYSDEDAFAVGLTCGGVIEVLVTPVTRDAPHRAVLAAALSAAAHGEPAALARITRGPADLLGKALLVRADGTYEGSLGGHPELDRTAAGESRALLAAGRTGEFTVSESGSRCGSALTFLVESSVPPPRMIVFGAVDFAAALVRAGKFLGYHVTVCDARPVFATPLRFPEADDIVVEWPHRYLERTGTDERTVLCVLTHDAKFDVPLLAAALRLPVAYVGAMGSRRTHEDRDRRLRDVGVTEEERLRLRSPIGLDLGARTPEETALSIAAEIVAARQGGTGLPLTGSRTPIHHEAPVNRPQRVVSS; encoded by the coding sequence GTGCTTGACATCGCCGCTGAACTGCACCAGTGGGTTCAGGAGGGCCGGGACTTCGCGGTCGCCACCGTCGTGGACGTCGGCGGCAGCGCACCGCGCGGTCCCGGCGCCGCCCTCGCCGTCGACAGCGAGGGCACGGCGATCGGCTCGGTCTCCGGCGGCTGCGTGGAGGGCGCGGTGTACGACCTGTGCGTCAACGCCCTCCAGGACGGCACGGCCACGGTCGAACGGTTCGGCTACAGCGACGAGGACGCCTTCGCGGTCGGCCTCACCTGCGGCGGCGTCATCGAGGTGCTCGTCACCCCGGTGACCCGGGACGCGCCGCACAGGGCGGTGCTCGCCGCCGCCCTGTCGGCCGCCGCCCACGGTGAGCCGGCCGCCCTGGCCCGCATCACCCGCGGCCCCGCCGACCTCCTCGGCAAGGCGCTCCTGGTCCGGGCCGACGGGACGTACGAGGGCAGCCTCGGCGGGCACCCGGAACTGGACCGCACGGCGGCGGGGGAGTCCCGCGCCCTCCTGGCGGCCGGCCGCACCGGCGAGTTCACCGTCTCGGAGAGCGGCTCGCGCTGCGGGAGTGCCCTGACGTTCCTGGTCGAGTCGAGCGTGCCGCCGCCCCGCATGATCGTGTTTGGAGCCGTCGACTTCGCGGCGGCCCTGGTCCGCGCCGGGAAGTTCCTCGGCTACCACGTCACGGTCTGCGATGCCCGCCCCGTCTTCGCGACGCCGCTGCGCTTCCCCGAGGCGGACGACATCGTGGTCGAGTGGCCGCACCGCTACCTGGAGCGGACCGGGACGGACGAGCGCACGGTGCTGTGCGTGCTCACCCACGACGCCAAGTTCGACGTGCCGCTGCTCGCCGCGGCGCTGCGGCTGCCCGTCGCGTACGTCGGCGCGATGGGTTCGCGCCGCACCCACGAGGACCGCGACCGCAGGCTCCGCGACGTCGGCGTCACCGAGGAGGAACGCTTGCGGCTGCGCTCGCCGATCGGGCTCGACCTCGGTGCCCGCACGCCCGAGGAGACCGCCCTGTCCATCGCGGCGGAGATCGTCGCGGCCAGACAGGGCGGCACGGGCCTGCCGCTCACCGGTTCACGGACGCCGATCCACCACGAGGCGCCCGTGAACCGCCCTCAGCGGGTGGTCAGTTCGTAG
- a CDS encoding TetR/AcrR family transcriptional regulator, with the protein MGSDRLDEVLDAAYACLTRYGARRTTMDDIASAMGVSRSAVYQYVRNKDDAFRRLAGRLHEEALRRARAAAASDAPYDERLHGVLAAKLDLVLQLAGDSPHATELLDGKARLFGEICTAFTTDLRDLLTALFTEAGTAEGVEPREAADICVAMVIGLESMPGARDLLAPATATLATGLLGVPSAPRASRTPPPTPSNPRGTP; encoded by the coding sequence ATGGGCTCCGACCGGCTCGACGAGGTCCTCGACGCCGCCTACGCCTGCCTCACGCGGTACGGCGCCCGGCGCACCACGATGGACGACATCGCCTCCGCCATGGGCGTGTCCCGGTCAGCCGTCTACCAGTACGTGCGCAACAAGGACGACGCCTTCCGCCGGCTCGCCGGACGACTCCACGAGGAGGCGCTCCGGCGGGCCCGGGCGGCGGCCGCGTCCGACGCCCCTTACGACGAGCGGCTGCACGGCGTACTGGCCGCCAAGCTCGACCTGGTGCTCCAGCTGGCCGGCGACTCCCCACACGCCACCGAGCTGCTCGACGGCAAGGCCCGGCTGTTCGGCGAGATCTGTACGGCGTTCACCACCGACCTGCGTGATCTCCTGACCGCACTGTTCACCGAAGCGGGAACGGCCGAGGGCGTCGAGCCGCGTGAGGCCGCCGACATCTGTGTGGCGATGGTCATCGGCCTGGAGTCGATGCCCGGTGCCCGGGACCTGCTGGCCCCGGCGACCGCCACGCTCGCGACCGGCCTGCTCGGCGTCCCGAGCGCTCCCCGCGCTTCCCGCACTCCTCCCCCCACTCCCAGCAACCCCCGAGGAACCCCCTGA